Below is a window of Sebastes umbrosus isolate fSebUmb1 chromosome 13, fSebUmb1.pri, whole genome shotgun sequence DNA.
TTTGATAAGCATTAATTACTTTTGATAGtcattttaatctttttaagCTTATGTTCCAACATAATTTAtccaatataattaatatatattgatCATTCTTATATGATAAGTATTAATGTTATggatattaataattatcttCAATATTTTCTAATAGCTAGACTAGACTCCTATCTGCGTCCCCAACAGATATAAGATTGCATAAATGTGTAAGAAGCATTTCAATGTGTTTAAATAGTGTAGGTGGTTGAGTCAGAGCTACTATTGACAGCTTTACATACTGCTGGATAGTTcaatctgtaaataaatcacattttataaatctatgatatgttttgtatgtaaaatactGATCTgcagtaactacagctgtcagataaaggtagtggagtaaaatgtatAATGTTTCATGTTGTGGAGTAAAACTATGAAGTAGCACAAAATGGAAACACAAATACCCCAATATTTGATGAAATGTACTTTACAAACATTTGTGGCAGCCACTGGTTTCAACTAATTTCCACGCAGTATGAAAACCAAATAGTAGGCTCTTGAAACTTGCttgagagctttttttttcccacagtttCATTTCTGGATAAACTGTTTCTTCGTATGTGTTGTGTGCTGTGGTGTTTTGTAGACAACATccgtctgtttgtgtttgaccGAGAGCATTtcctctgtgaggctgtattcTGACACTTAACTGAAACACTTTTGTACTTTTGACACTATCACTATGAACATAAAGTCTGCCTTAATGTTTATCAAAGTTAAATTATTGTAATGAGGTCATGCAGTGCAGAGGTCTCATATCAATCTGCCCTTAAACTgaattagagctgaaatgacATAAAATAGATTGCCAATGACAATTGATTAATAGTGAAATTCAGTTATCAATCAAAAATGCCAAACGTTCTCTGGTTCCAGACACTTAAAcgagaggatttgctgcttttcctgttttatttttacttaattatGATAGGGATGGACTGTTGGTTGGCCAAAACAGAAAGTTGGAAGAAATCACATTTTGCTCTCGGAAATTGTGACTGGCATTTTTTCAGCTATGAAAAATGGCTATGAAGATTATAGTTTGTTGCATCTCTAAACTGCATTTCACACACAACAGTAATGTAACATTTCCAAACATGAATGCAGAGTTTATGCTCATTGTGATGGACTACTCAAGCACGTTTCAAGATCCCAGTAACGGATTTTGtcagtgaaaaaaataaatctaaaactGTAAAGCTTGCATTCAgaaattgttgattttttttaaaagtatacaGGACTTGTAGACAGTTCAAATGTGCTGGTATTGTCCTTTAACAGATTTTAGCTTTCTTTGTATTGTCTAATTTCTAACCACGTCTTTCCACTGACAGTCTCCAACCATTCCTTCCCCTGTCTGGTGGCCCAGCCTCACACCATGAACACCAGTAGGAACTGCACCGCAGTGGGGAATGGTGAGGGCCTGGCTGCCCTGGAGTCAGTCTCCATCGTGACCATCACGCTCCTAGCCTGCCTGGGGAACCTCTTGATTGTGGCGACCCTCTATCGCAGGCCTTATCTGCTCACACCCAGCAACAAGTTTGTGTTCAGCCTGACCACGTCCAACCTGCTGCTGTCCGTGCTGGTGCTGCCGTTTGTGGCCGTGAGCTCGGCAAAGAGGGAGTGGGTGTTTGGGGTGGTGTGGTGTAACTTCACTGCCCTGCTCTACCTGCTCATCAGCTCTGCCAGCATGCTCACCCTCGGAGCTATTGCCATTGACAGGTTAGTGCTGGATAATATAGAAATAATGACtgatgcagctttaaatttaaacttaaaacaGATTTGACTATGCACAGAAATCCGTGGCCTGATGGTTAGAAATGCAGACTTGTTTCCAGACTTTGTTTATATGCTCTTTAGCAAGGCACTTAACACTACGACCAGTTCAGCTGCTCACTGGCcagtggttgtactgggcagctcccaTGTTAAAACGTGCGAGTGTATTTGCTTTCAGTGGAGTAGTTTGAGAATTTctgtctgtgaaaaaaaatacatagaaaaTAGATCAAAGGATGTTAGATGCATCATTTTTAAATTGGTGGTTGCTATGTGATTATCTATTGGCCATGTTACCATGGCAAAGCTGGggaaattaatattttgtttggGTATACATGAAAGGTAACATTTAAATATGAACTATTAGAAGACAGGACCACACATACTAAATTAATTTCATCAAAAGATACCTTTATAAAGCACAGATCACAGATAGAGGCCTAagataaattacattttcattacaatcaaatgtcaaatgttcACTAAGGCGAAAGGGAGAATTTTTCAAGAGTGAGCATGATATGTAGCCGCAAATAATTCAGTTATACGATTCACTTGAATTTGCATTCAATTTACTTTTGGAAATTACTTATAAAATTCCCTCCCAACAGTTTTTAGGGACATAATCTGTATGAGATTAGCAGGAGCCTGATTACATCTTTCACAGTTGGTACAAATGTAAAcgacaaaatgtaaaatacaatatgtGGTATCATCCTCATGCAGTAATAATATCCCTTACTGATGGACAACAGCTAACATCTTTTGTGACTGTTCcaatatacatttaataaaagccaaataatgtttttttctcatattctGGGAGCAATTTTATctcgttttttttctcaaaataagcacaattgtctttatttttaagTAAATGTGAGATGTGTATTTACCTCGTTCTTGTGACAATGTTAATATGACACATTTGACATTGTTTGTGCTGTTTCTGGCTCTGGAGGAAACACATTCATGTTCACAAACTTGTGAAACATAGTTTTTGGTGTGTTTCCCTTTAAGGTCAGTATGCAGCTTTGTAAATAAGATTGGTCAACCACACACTTAGCTTGTGGTATTTTTCTGGAGATTTTCCCAGCTCAAGTGACAAGCATTAGACAGACTCACACAAAGTTACTTTAAATGTGGACTGATATGAATGCACCATTCATCTGCAGGGCTGAGATTATTTCCATTGTTTCCTATTTTTAGAAATAAGAAACTGATtcgcaaagaaaacaaaaaagataatCCAGCATACTGAACTACACTTCCACCACTTTCtttaacctttttttccttGCTTGTTCTTTGACTAGATATTTACtatattgtgattgttttgtgtaaAGATAAAATTAGATTAGCAATATATTTGGAAAGATGGGCTCACGTTTTCAAATATACAAAAGGgaaaatgtttatatttctcAATGTAGGGTATCAAAACATGTATCTCTTGGTGTAAGTAGTGTAAAACTATCCATAGCCCTATTAAGAAGTAGTGTGCCATAAAATAACACCATTTATAAAGACTAGTTCTAACAGAAATATcgattttgataatcgatgGATATCACTAAGAAATTTGACAATGGCCTCTGGGAAattttaaacagatttttttgccatttttcttAAATGTTATAAACtaaaagataaattaattaGTTAGAAAGATTATCTGATAGTTAAAGTACAGTTCTTTTATTTTTGGAGATGCACTTCAGGTTGGTTGGAATTGACGCTGAATACCACTCTGGTTAAATTATATTGTGATCATAGTGGCCAGTAACATGTAGTTAAGATCTGCTGTAATTTACAGTAGCTCTGTAGCACACAGTCCTCACTGTTCTCACTGTTCTCACTGCTATCCTAATTACCCTCCTCACCTTTGGGAATTTGTGATTACAGTGCATGTTTTTGTTCTCCCGCCAAGCCTCTCcttttctgttgtttgcagCTTTTTAGAAAACGCTTTATAGCATTGTTCTGTATCCCTCACTGAAATCTGAGCAGTCTGTTACTTGGACCAGAGAGCTTCCTTGAGAACAGTTTCCTTTCCTCACTGTGTTCCTCTCTCGTCCCAACAGGTACTATGCAGTGCTTTACCCGATGATCTACCCCATGAAGATCACAGGAAACCGGGCGGTCGTCGCCATCGCCTATGTGTGGCTACACTCCCTGGTGGGCTGTCTGCCTCCTCTGTTCGGCTGGTCCTCCTTCGAGTTCGACTGCTTCAAGTGGACCTGTGTTGCGTCTTGGCACAGAGAGCCGGGCTACACGGCCTTCTGGGTCACCTGGTGCATCCTTCCCCCCTTAGTCATCATGCTGGCCTGTTACGGTGTCATTTTCCGCGTTGCCCGCATGAAAGCCCGGAAAGTTCACTGTGGGACAGTTATTACGGCCCAGGATGACTCTACTGGAGCTCAGAGGAACGGACGCAAAAACTCAAGCACCTCGACTTCCTCTAATGGAAGCCGGCGGAGCCTCGTGTATGCGGGGAGTCAGTGCAAGGCCTTTGTCACCATCTTAGTGGTGATCGGCACTTTCCTCATGACCTGGGGGCCATATGCCGGGGTGGTGTGTACAGAGGCTTTGTGGGGGCAAGGGAGCGTGTCTCAGGGAGTGGAGACGTTGGTAGCGTGGCTATCTTTCTGCAGCGCGGTGTGCCACCCGCTCATCTACGGTCTGTGGAATAAAACGGTGAGGAAGGAGCTGCTGGGGATGTGTTTCGGAGATCGCTACTACAGAGAGTCGTTCGCCACGCGGCAAAGGACATCCCGCCTCTTCAGCATCTCCAACAGAATCACAGGTGGGAGAAGAGCAGTggctctgtttgtttatttatgacttATTTATGACAGGATACCAAATCACAGACTGAAAGAACAATGTTCAGGAAGATACAAATAGACATACAGccaaaacaaggacaacaaagctgaacaaagataaacacacaactaTTATGTACTCACACGGAGGTACAATGTTAAACCGAAAGGTTAAACCGTTTCTGTAAACAGGTATACAATAGTGAAAGGGTGGGTGTTAGTGCAGAGTATTGAGTAAGAGTATGGAGACTGATCTGACGCCATAAAAGAGTGCTGGATTAGACATTAGTGTAATAAGTGGTttacgtacagtatatacagcctGTTTAGATTTACATCCCGGTGTTGTTATGATTACATGTGTTGTATGATGTTGTACAACGAGATCTTGCTTGTGTTCTTTCAGACTTGGGTATGTCGCCACACCTGACAGCCATGCTGGCCGGTGGAGGGCACCTGCTGGCCCCCGGGAGCAGCACAGGAGATACTGGCTTCAGTTTCACTCAGGACTCATGTAAGTGTGTTAACAATAATACTAATTCAGCTAAACCTCCTAAAGGCCATGGTAATGTCTGCAAATGACTTGTTTAGTCCAATAAACAGTCACAAACCAAAAGATAGCTCTGTtgttgagaagctggaaccaaagagtgtttgaaaaataaaaataaaattatttatcacttatcaaaatagttgccaattatttttctgttgatcaattaattgactaatggTTCCAGCTGTAGTTGATTTCCCTCTGctgtttaaaactgttgatCCTAACATGAACATAAAATAATCCATGGCACGTGTAAACATGATGTTCGAAAGGCTTAATACCAACTCTGTTGCGTCATACTCCCACAGCTTTGTTGCAGTCAGCCTCACATTCCTGTTTCACAGCtcatgttttcagttcaggaTGGCAAGTAATGTCATGTGTAATACAAAGACACATCTGATTATCCAACTCGTTCGTGTCCTTTTTTATTGAGATGGTTtctactttttacattttgctcTCAGTTAACCCACCTTTTTGGTCTCTGTAATGTTTCTCCCACGCAGGCACAGACGTGATGCTGCTGGATAACTTCTCCACAGACGGCTCCTCCCACCAACAGCCCCACGGGAATCCGTccgggaagaggaggagctccGTCACCTTTGAAGACCAGGTGGAGCAAGCCAAAGGTATCTGTCATTTCCACAAAAGATTAGAGGGGAGGGAGTTCACTTCATACTCACCGAGGGTTTGAAAAGTGACTTCAGCaagctacaaaaacaaaacctcaAACTAAACAAACGATTTGTTTCCTGTAACATTTGTCTAATAGTAAtctgtgtttttctcctcaGCTGAAAACACCAACATGTCCGCGGTTGAAGTCCACGCAGAGGTACACAAATCTCTTGAGACCTTCGCCTCCTCCCTGGCAAAGGCCATAGAGAGCGACGCTAAGCTGACCCTGTTTGGGGAGGACATGGGTCTGCCGGGGGGACTGTTTACGACAAGGGCCGCACCGAGACCCAGATACCTGGACGGTCAGAGACTGAGGCTGGAAAGCATCGATGAAGGGATCGTTAAAGATgacagggaggaagaagagcaggaCGTGGAGGAAAAACCAGCGTGACCACAGCAGGTCTGTTCATTTGTTGGACAGGTTTATAGACCGTACTCAGTTTACTAGCGAGCTGAGAGGGTTTCACACCGTCAACACGACTACATGTGACCAGTCAAAGTGGTCTGTGGTGCAATTTATGAAGTCTGTCTCTCTACACATGGGTACTCCATACTTGAAATTATTAGGAAACAGGAAGAGGCACATTATTCATTCCACTATGTTGGACCAAATGCACACCATCAATGTCTTTGCAAGCTTTTGTATGGATTAATGTAATCAATAGGAAGCCTTAACTACTGTTACCTAAATGATCGGATTGTTGTAGTAATTTGTCGATTACTATATATATCATGGTATGTCCTCAGaatttgcaataataataataatgtgcctCATCAGGGCTGGAAAGTATTTTCCAAAAGACTAGTAACGCTTTTATCAGATCGTTGTCAATGTTTCTTTTATTACATTAAGGAAAGTAAGTTTCAAGCCCAAGTTGTCTCACTCAGGTGCGCTTGTACTGCACACCAATGGTCTACATACACAATTGATGCCACTTATTGTGCCTGCGGAGTTGGACATGTGAGAGTTAAAATACTACAATTTAACATCATATTCATTACTTTGGGTTTTAATTACCTTAAATGACGGACTTTGGCTGATGAGAGGCGTCCGTATTTGTTCGTTTTTCAGATGCTTCTGTAATATCAAGTATCAAGTCGGATATATATCGGAGCTTTGAGAAAAATCTGAGTTTTCAGTCATAATTACCACTGGGTTGTTGACGTGAACTATTTAAAAGCTGGACCCCGCTAATTACAATTATGACATGTAAGTAGAGATTTAATCAGCCaggataagtgaaaacaccAGTGCAGGTGTGCAGGACCTTTAATGTAATAAAGACATATTAAAGGGTCCAGATAACAGTGTTGTGAGTCTTTTGGGTGATAAAAATCACAGTTATAGTTTTATGTTTgaagaagatagatttgtgtttttacacAGATTGTTTAACAGAAGGCCGTCTTCTGACTCTGACCTCGTGTGTTTTAATTCTGACTGATGGTCAACACATCGCACAGCAGAGGGCAGACTCTAATTAAGAAATTTGACTGAGGAAAACCCCTTTTTCACaggagacattttgacatgtcacagtaaagaaaaaaaatcacaggtataaataataaaatgagtgTTTGCTGAAGTCCATTTACCtgtttcagtttcagggtcctggtattgtgcatgctggctcactgtcacagctcactgggacacttgaatagatcagagccatcgttagtgttattagtaacacctgtgcgtTTCCTGCAATGGTGCCtttaaatgaaactcgtgagctcgtaatttacaaaatgtaatgtcgtgtacacgatatgcttagcgttcaagtggttaagtcgtgaaagCACCGCTGCTTaacaacggcaatattaacgttactgtcggtgtctagaagccacagaggctaacaatttagcaagctagcaagtgggtaacataatgcaggaaatgcaaaggcataatgtaagaggaaaacaatcaacattttcctcaaacatattataaaattacaaaagaaaaacaatatactacTAAAATttcaatatattcacttatgtaccaaaaaattaacttccaaggcctcctccatttctcacaacgtcaacaaacacgtcacaactcgtgaact
It encodes the following:
- the gpr161a gene encoding G-protein coupled receptor 161 isoform X2 — encoded protein: MNTSRNCTAVGNGEGLAALESVSIVTITLLACLGNLLIVATLYRRPYLLTPSNKFVFSLTTSNLLLSVLVLPFVAVSSAKREWVFGVVWCNFTALLYLLISSASMLTLGAIAIDRYYAVLYPMIYPMKITGNRAVVAIAYVWLHSLVGCLPPLFGWSSFEFDCFKWTCVASWHREPGYTAFWVTWCILPPLVIMLACYGVIFRVARMKARKVHCGTVITAQDDSTGAQRNGRKNSSTSTSSNGSRRSLVYAGSQCKAFVTILVVIGTFLMTWGPYAGVVCTEALWGQGSVSQGVETLVAWLSFCSAVCHPLIYGLWNKTVRKELLGMCFGDRYYRESFATRQRTSRLFSISNRITDLGMSPHLTAMLAGGGHLLAPGSSTGDTGFSFTQDSCTDVMLLDNFSTDGSSHQQPHGNPSGKRRSSVTFEDQVEQAKAENTNMSAVEVHAEVHKSLETFASSLAKAIESDAKLTLFGEDMGLPGGLFTTRAAPRPRYLDGQRLRLESIDEGIVKDDREEEEQDVEEKPA
- the gpr161a gene encoding G-protein coupled receptor 161 isoform X1; translated protein: MWSSRAEQPHTMNTSRNCTAVGNGEGLAALESVSIVTITLLACLGNLLIVATLYRRPYLLTPSNKFVFSLTTSNLLLSVLVLPFVAVSSAKREWVFGVVWCNFTALLYLLISSASMLTLGAIAIDRYYAVLYPMIYPMKITGNRAVVAIAYVWLHSLVGCLPPLFGWSSFEFDCFKWTCVASWHREPGYTAFWVTWCILPPLVIMLACYGVIFRVARMKARKVHCGTVITAQDDSTGAQRNGRKNSSTSTSSNGSRRSLVYAGSQCKAFVTILVVIGTFLMTWGPYAGVVCTEALWGQGSVSQGVETLVAWLSFCSAVCHPLIYGLWNKTVRKELLGMCFGDRYYRESFATRQRTSRLFSISNRITDLGMSPHLTAMLAGGGHLLAPGSSTGDTGFSFTQDSCTDVMLLDNFSTDGSSHQQPHGNPSGKRRSSVTFEDQVEQAKAENTNMSAVEVHAEVHKSLETFASSLAKAIESDAKLTLFGEDMGLPGGLFTTRAAPRPRYLDGQRLRLESIDEGIVKDDREEEEQDVEEKPA